A part of Amycolatopsis camponoti genomic DNA contains:
- a CDS encoding carbohydrate-binding protein, with amino-acid sequence MSPSPPKWARLFGAALLSAGLLLTLDTPARADIPPADYQQVALATGAAELGEAMSLAVLPDRSVVHTSRDGTVRVTTAAGATSVAAKLNVYTHDEEGLQGVAADPGFATNRYVWLYYSPRLSTPDGDAPTEGTEADFAPFKGELHLSRFVLKTDNTLDLASEKVVLKVANDRGQCCHVGGDIDFDSAGNLYLTTGDDTNPFSSDSYSPIDERTTRNPQFDAQRSSGNTNDLRGKLLRIHPQADGTYTVPSGNLFAPGTANTRAEIYAMGFRNPFRMSVDKPTGVVYLGDYGPDAGTTDPNRGPQGQVEFDRITGPGNFGWPYCTGSNTTTETYNHYTFPSGPSGAKYDCAGGPTNSSFRNTGLAQLPVPKPAWIKYAGDEGSPPEFGSGSESPMGGPVYRYDAASTSTVKFPQSLDGKFFAGEYGRKWIKAVTVNADGTRGGIENFPWTGTQVMDMAFGPDGALYVLDYGTGDDNQALYRIEYLAGTNRNPVAKAASDKTSGPNPLTVNFSSAGSSDPEGGALTYRWDFGDGQTSTSVNPAHTYTTNGTYSPTLTVSDPEGLTGTASLVVTVGNTAPTIALGTPADGQLFSFGDTVPFQVTGSDPEDGPLDCSKVKVTYLLGHDSHQHQITQATGCSGSIAVPVDGEHDAAANIFGVFDAQYTDNGGLTSHSVRKLQPRHRQGEHFSAQSGIQLADHGSAEGGRTVGYTDDGDWISFTPYALANATSISARVSSGGPGGTLEVRAGSPTGTLLGSVAVANTGDWDTFQNVTANLANRPAGTTTLYLVFKGVTGQGNLFDLDAFTFTTATQAGPVEGESFTSGSGVQIAPHAAASGGNTLGYIENGDWAGYASVSTAGARTFTARVSSAGAGGTIEIRSGSATGTLLGTVAVPPTGDWEVFQTVTASVSSGSGPLFLVFRGGSGSLFDIDTFSLSSMPTQVDPAYDVLVFSKTAGFRHDAIPAGIQAIRELGAAQGFGVTATEDASVFTATELAKYQAVVFLSTTGDVLDATQQAAFESYVEGGGGYLGVHAAADTEYDWPWYGTLVGAYFKSHPAIQQARFVTEDGTHPATAHLPAVWTRTDELYNYRTNPRGSVHVLQTLDESSYTGGEMGADHPITWCHPQGAGRSFYTGLGHTIESYSDPAFRTELLGGIRYAAGVVPASCGSSSSTVEGESFTSGSGVQIASHAPASGGQTLGYIENGDWAGYAPVSTAGVTRFSAVVSSAGAGGTIEIRDGSPTGALLGTVAVPNTGSWETFQTVSTTLSPGSGPLHLVFRGGAGSLFDIDTLTVS; translated from the coding sequence ATGTCTCCGTCCCCACCGAAGTGGGCGAGGCTGTTCGGCGCCGCACTCTTGAGCGCCGGCCTCCTGCTCACCCTCGACACCCCGGCCCGCGCGGACATCCCGCCCGCGGACTACCAGCAGGTCGCGCTCGCCACCGGCGCGGCCGAGCTCGGCGAGGCGATGTCGCTCGCCGTGCTCCCGGACCGCTCGGTCGTGCACACCTCCCGCGACGGCACCGTCCGCGTCACCACCGCGGCCGGCGCGACCTCCGTCGCGGCCAAGCTGAACGTCTACACCCACGACGAGGAAGGCCTCCAGGGCGTCGCCGCCGACCCGGGCTTCGCGACCAACCGCTACGTCTGGCTGTACTACTCGCCGCGTCTGTCCACACCGGACGGTGACGCGCCGACCGAGGGCACCGAGGCGGACTTCGCGCCGTTCAAGGGCGAGCTGCACCTGTCGAGGTTCGTTCTCAAGACCGACAACACGCTCGACCTGGCCAGCGAGAAGGTCGTCCTCAAGGTGGCCAACGACCGCGGCCAGTGCTGCCACGTCGGCGGCGACATCGACTTCGACTCCGCCGGCAACCTCTACCTCACCACCGGCGACGACACCAACCCGTTCTCCTCCGACAGCTACTCGCCGATCGACGAACGGACCACCCGCAACCCGCAGTTCGACGCGCAGCGGTCGTCGGGCAACACGAACGACCTGCGCGGCAAGCTGCTGCGGATCCACCCGCAGGCCGACGGGACGTACACGGTGCCGTCCGGCAACCTCTTCGCGCCGGGTACCGCGAACACCCGGGCGGAGATCTACGCGATGGGCTTCCGCAACCCGTTCCGGATGAGTGTCGACAAACCGACCGGCGTCGTCTACCTCGGCGACTACGGCCCGGACGCCGGCACCACGGACCCGAACCGCGGGCCGCAGGGCCAGGTCGAGTTCGACCGGATCACCGGGCCGGGCAACTTCGGCTGGCCGTACTGCACCGGCTCGAACACGACGACCGAGACGTACAACCACTACACGTTCCCGAGCGGGCCGTCGGGCGCGAAGTACGACTGCGCCGGCGGCCCGACGAACTCTTCGTTCCGCAACACCGGCCTCGCCCAGCTGCCGGTGCCGAAGCCCGCGTGGATCAAGTACGCGGGTGACGAAGGCTCGCCGCCGGAGTTCGGCAGCGGTTCGGAGTCGCCGATGGGCGGGCCGGTCTACCGGTACGACGCCGCTTCGACGTCCACGGTCAAGTTCCCACAGTCCCTCGACGGCAAGTTCTTCGCCGGGGAGTACGGGCGCAAGTGGATCAAGGCGGTGACCGTCAACGCCGACGGCACGCGCGGCGGTATCGAGAACTTCCCGTGGACCGGCACGCAGGTCATGGACATGGCGTTCGGTCCGGACGGCGCCCTGTACGTCCTCGACTACGGCACCGGCGACGACAACCAGGCGCTCTACCGGATCGAGTACCTGGCGGGCACCAACCGCAACCCGGTCGCGAAAGCCGCGTCCGACAAGACGTCCGGCCCGAACCCGCTGACCGTGAACTTCTCCTCGGCGGGCAGCAGCGACCCCGAAGGCGGGGCGCTGACCTACCGCTGGGACTTCGGCGACGGTCAGACGTCGACGTCGGTGAACCCGGCGCACACCTACACGACCAACGGGACCTATTCGCCGACGCTCACGGTGTCCGATCCGGAGGGCCTGACCGGCACGGCGAGCTTGGTCGTCACGGTCGGGAACACCGCGCCGACGATCGCGCTCGGCACCCCGGCCGACGGACAGCTGTTCTCCTTCGGTGACACCGTGCCCTTCCAGGTGACCGGCAGCGACCCGGAGGACGGGCCGCTGGACTGCTCGAAGGTCAAGGTCACCTACCTGCTGGGCCACGACAGCCACCAGCACCAGATCACGCAGGCGACCGGGTGCAGCGGCTCGATCGCCGTCCCGGTCGACGGTGAGCACGACGCCGCGGCGAACATCTTCGGCGTCTTCGACGCGCAGTACACCGACAACGGCGGGCTGACGTCCCACAGCGTCCGCAAGCTGCAGCCGCGGCACCGTCAAGGCGAGCACTTCTCGGCGCAGTCCGGGATCCAGCTCGCGGACCACGGCTCGGCCGAGGGCGGCCGGACGGTCGGGTACACCGACGACGGTGACTGGATCTCCTTCACGCCGTACGCGCTGGCCAACGCGACGTCGATCAGCGCGCGGGTGTCCTCGGGTGGTCCCGGCGGGACCCTGGAGGTCCGCGCGGGCTCGCCGACCGGCACCCTGCTCGGGTCGGTGGCCGTCGCCAACACCGGTGACTGGGACACGTTCCAGAACGTCACGGCGAACCTGGCGAACCGCCCGGCCGGCACGACGACGCTGTACCTCGTGTTCAAGGGCGTCACCGGGCAGGGCAACCTGTTCGACCTCGACGCGTTCACCTTCACCACCGCCACCCAGGCGGGCCCGGTCGAAGGCGAGTCGTTCACCTCCGGCTCGGGCGTCCAGATCGCGCCGCACGCCGCGGCGAGCGGCGGGAACACCCTGGGCTACATCGAGAACGGCGACTGGGCCGGGTACGCGTCGGTGAGCACGGCGGGCGCCCGGACGTTCACCGCGCGGGTGTCGTCGGCCGGCGCGGGCGGCACGATCGAGATCCGGTCCGGCTCGGCGACCGGGACGCTGCTGGGCACGGTCGCGGTGCCGCCGACCGGTGACTGGGAGGTCTTCCAGACCGTCACCGCGTCGGTGTCGAGCGGGTCCGGGCCGCTGTTCCTGGTTTTCCGCGGCGGCTCCGGTTCCCTGTTCGACATCGACACGTTTAGCCTGAGCAGCATGCCGACCCAGGTCGATCCCGCGTACGACGTGCTGGTGTTCTCCAAGACGGCCGGCTTCCGGCACGACGCGATCCCGGCCGGGATCCAGGCGATCCGGGAGCTGGGCGCCGCCCAGGGGTTCGGGGTGACGGCGACCGAGGACGCGTCGGTGTTCACGGCGACCGAACTGGCGAAGTACCAGGCGGTGGTGTTCCTCTCGACCACCGGTGACGTCCTGGACGCGACGCAGCAGGCGGCGTTCGAGTCCTATGTGGAGGGTGGGGGCGGCTACCTCGGCGTCCACGCGGCGGCGGACACCGAGTACGACTGGCCGTGGTACGGCACGCTGGTCGGCGCTTACTTCAAGAGCCACCCGGCGATCCAGCAGGCCCGGTTCGTGACCGAAGACGGCACCCACCCGGCGACGGCGCACCTGCCGGCGGTCTGGACCCGGACCGACGAGCTGTACAACTACCGCACGAACCCGCGCGGCAGTGTCCACGTGCTGCAGACGCTGGACGAGTCCAGCTACACCGGCGGCGAGATGGGTGCCGACCACCCGATCACGTGGTGCCACCCGCAGGGTGCCGGCCGCTCGTTCTACACCGGGCTCGGCCACACGATCGAGTCGTACTCGGACCCGGCGTTCCGGACCGAGCTGCTGGGCGGGATCCGCTACGCCGCCGGGGTCGTCCCGGCTTCGTGCGGCTCGTCGTCGTCCACAGTGGAGGGTGAGTCGTTCACGTCCGGCTCGGGCGTGCAGATCGCTTCGCACGCTCCGGCGAGCGGCGGCCAGACGCTGGGCTACATCGAGAACGGTGACTGGGCCGGCTACGCGCCGGTGAGCACGGCGGGCGTCACGCGGTTCAGCGCGGTCGTGTCGTCGGCGGGCGCGGGCGGCACGATCGAGATCCGCGACGGCTCGCCGACCGGCGCCCTGCTGGGCACGGTGGCGGTGCCGAACACGGGCAGCTGGGAGACGTTCCAGACGGTCTCGACGACGCTGTCACCCGGCTCGGGCCCGCTCCACCTGGTCTTCCGAGGCGGCGCGGGTTCCCTGTTCGACATCGACACGCTGACCGTCTCGTAA
- the xylA gene encoding xylose isomerase, giving the protein MSDYAPQPADKFTFGLWTVGWPANDPFGVGTRPPLDPVESVHRLAELGAYGVTFHDDDLLATEPDRDKAIERFRKALAETGLKVPMATTNLFTHPVFKDGGLTSNDRDVRRYALRKVRRNLDLAAELGAETYVVWGGREGAESDAAKDVRAALDRYKEGLDLLADYVVEQGYSLRFALEPKPNEPRGDILLPTIGHALGFISQLARSEMFGLNPEVGHEQMAGLNFVHGISQALWQGKLFHIDLNGQHGPKYDQDLIFGHGDVKSAFFLVDLLENGGYEGPRHFDYKPLRTEDPSDVWVSAAANMRTYLILKEKSAAFRADPEVAEALAASRVPELSTPTLAPGESFDDLLKDDFDLDAAGARGYHFTRLNQLALEHLLGVR; this is encoded by the coding sequence ATGAGCGACTACGCTCCCCAGCCGGCCGACAAGTTCACCTTCGGCCTCTGGACCGTGGGCTGGCCCGCGAACGACCCGTTCGGGGTCGGGACGCGGCCGCCGCTGGACCCGGTGGAGAGCGTGCACCGGCTCGCGGAGCTGGGCGCCTACGGCGTGACGTTCCACGACGACGACCTCCTCGCCACCGAGCCCGACCGCGACAAGGCGATCGAGCGGTTCCGCAAGGCGCTCGCCGAGACCGGGCTCAAGGTCCCGATGGCGACGACGAACCTGTTCACCCACCCGGTGTTCAAGGACGGCGGCCTGACCAGCAACGACCGCGACGTCCGGCGCTACGCGCTGCGGAAGGTGCGCCGCAACCTCGACCTCGCGGCCGAGCTGGGCGCGGAGACCTACGTCGTCTGGGGCGGCCGCGAAGGCGCCGAGTCGGACGCCGCGAAGGACGTCCGCGCGGCGCTGGACCGGTACAAGGAGGGCCTGGACCTGCTCGCGGACTACGTCGTCGAGCAGGGCTACTCCCTGCGGTTCGCCCTCGAGCCCAAGCCGAACGAGCCGCGCGGCGACATCCTGCTGCCGACCATCGGGCACGCGCTGGGCTTCATCTCGCAGCTCGCGCGGTCCGAGATGTTCGGGCTCAACCCGGAGGTCGGGCACGAGCAGATGGCCGGGCTCAACTTCGTGCACGGTATTTCGCAGGCGCTGTGGCAGGGCAAGCTCTTCCACATCGACCTCAACGGCCAGCACGGCCCGAAGTACGACCAGGACCTGATCTTCGGCCACGGCGACGTGAAGAGCGCGTTCTTCCTGGTCGACCTGCTGGAGAACGGCGGGTACGAGGGTCCGCGGCACTTCGACTACAAGCCGCTGCGCACCGAGGACCCGTCGGACGTGTGGGTGTCCGCCGCGGCGAACATGCGGACGTACCTGATCCTCAAGGAGAAGTCGGCGGCGTTCCGCGCCGACCCGGAGGTCGCGGAGGCGCTGGCGGCGTCCCGCGTCCCGGAGCTGTCGACGCCGACGCTGGCGCCGGGCGAGTCGTTCGACGACCTGCTGAAGGACGACTTCGACCTCGACGCGGCAGGCGCCCGCGGCTACCACTTCACGCGCCTGAACCAGCTGGCCCTGGAGCACCTCCTCGGCGTCCGCTGA
- a CDS encoding ROK family transcriptional regulator, whose protein sequence is MTQAVRHDSMRARNLEVVLGAVSRGGPLTRASLAELTGLTKSTVSKLVGDLVEAGLLAETGPARGGERGRPGVEVVLSGTRVASLGLEINVDYLAARVLDLTGEVRFAARRERDNRGSRPKKVLAELQALASEALTETHRLGLEVAGAVLAVSGPVGDGVLFSAPNLGWQDVRPADLLRLPVPVELDNEANLAALGELWFGDGERDFLYVSGEVGIGAGLVVNGALFSGARGLAGELGHVVVAPDGPPCRCGGSGCLEMFAGQEALLTAGHTASVPALLAALEDGDPAASEACAAAGRALGIALTSAVNLLDLDRIVLGGVFTQLYPWLSGPVSEVLSARLGGLRGAPPVLSASRLGGDAATLGAAGRIVHRVLADPAPFLTRAQEA, encoded by the coding sequence ATGACCCAGGCCGTGCGGCACGACTCGATGCGCGCCCGCAACCTCGAGGTCGTGCTGGGCGCGGTCAGCCGCGGCGGCCCGCTGACCAGGGCTTCCCTCGCCGAGCTGACCGGCCTGACCAAGTCCACGGTCTCCAAGCTCGTCGGCGACCTCGTCGAAGCCGGCCTGCTGGCCGAGACCGGGCCCGCGCGAGGAGGCGAACGCGGCCGGCCGGGCGTGGAGGTCGTGCTCAGCGGCACGCGCGTGGCGTCGCTGGGACTGGAGATCAACGTCGACTACCTCGCGGCGCGGGTGCTCGACCTCACCGGCGAGGTCCGGTTCGCCGCGCGCCGCGAGCGCGACAACCGCGGTTCGCGGCCGAAGAAGGTCTTGGCGGAGCTGCAGGCGCTGGCGTCGGAGGCGCTGACCGAGACGCACCGGCTCGGGCTGGAGGTCGCCGGCGCGGTGCTCGCGGTGTCCGGCCCGGTCGGCGACGGCGTGCTGTTCAGCGCCCCCAACCTCGGTTGGCAGGACGTCCGCCCGGCGGACCTGCTGCGCCTGCCCGTCCCGGTCGAACTGGACAACGAAGCGAACCTCGCGGCGCTGGGCGAGCTCTGGTTCGGCGACGGCGAACGTGACTTCCTCTACGTGTCGGGCGAAGTCGGCATCGGCGCGGGCCTGGTCGTGAACGGCGCGCTGTTCTCCGGCGCGCGGGGCCTGGCCGGCGAGCTGGGCCACGTCGTCGTGGCGCCGGACGGGCCGCCCTGCCGGTGCGGCGGCAGCGGGTGCCTGGAGATGTTCGCCGGCCAGGAGGCACTGCTGACGGCGGGGCACACGGCGTCGGTCCCCGCGCTGCTGGCCGCGCTCGAAGACGGCGACCCCGCGGCGAGCGAAGCGTGCGCGGCGGCGGGGCGGGCCCTCGGCATCGCGCTGACGTCGGCGGTCAACCTCCTGGACCTCGACCGGATCGTGCTGGGCGGGGTGTTCACGCAGCTGTACCCGTGGCTGTCCGGCCCGGTGTCGGAGGTGCTCTCGGCCCGCCTCGGCGGCCTCCGGGGCGCGCCGCCGGTGTTGTCGGCGTCACGCCTCGGCGGTGACGCCGCCACGCTGGGCGCGGCCGGGCGGATCGTGCACCGGGTGCTCGCCGATCCGGCGCCGTTCCTGACCCGGGCTCAGGAGGCGTAG
- a CDS encoding discoidin domain-containing protein produces the protein MRRISTFFAALLLLAATLPGVSHAAAALSSRTHLFYYPWYGGSSTGYRHWQQGGHTPPDDVGANFYPVLGPYDSGDFTGAVEQHMRWIEQSGAGVIVYSWWGQGSYEDGLAAGVLEAAARHGIRVAWHLEPYSGRTAASTVSDIGYIQSRYGSSPAYYREGGRGAFYVFESLRITDWTPLDQVRSSAIVLAQTTDTSKVAHFGGMYTYDAIAGATAPGWREAGAYCEANGLVWAPSVGPGYVDDRAVPGNTTPTLGRDNGATYDREWQNALSSNADWVSVTSFNEWHEGSVIEPARSSPPSGAYETFAGAYGTSGAASETAYLDRTRYWAAQLGGPPPASVNLAQGRPVSASGSQGGYPPGNAVDGNASSYWESTNNAFPQTFTVDLGAAASRLVLKLPPSWGARTQTIAVNGGSPAGYVFDPANGNTVTIPVSGTDHSVRLTFTGNTGWPAGQLSEVEAYAS, from the coding sequence ATGCGACGGATTTCGACGTTCTTCGCCGCTCTTCTCCTGCTGGCCGCGACCTTGCCGGGCGTCTCGCACGCCGCGGCGGCGCTGTCGAGCCGGACCCACCTGTTCTACTACCCTTGGTACGGCGGCAGTTCCACCGGTTACCGGCACTGGCAGCAGGGCGGGCACACCCCGCCGGACGACGTCGGCGCGAACTTCTACCCGGTGCTGGGCCCGTACGACTCCGGGGACTTCACCGGCGCCGTCGAGCAGCACATGCGGTGGATCGAGCAGTCCGGCGCCGGGGTGATCGTCTACAGCTGGTGGGGCCAGGGGTCCTATGAGGACGGTCTGGCGGCCGGCGTGCTGGAAGCCGCGGCGCGGCACGGGATCCGCGTCGCGTGGCACCTGGAGCCCTACAGCGGGCGGACGGCGGCTTCGACGGTCTCGGACATCGGCTACATCCAGAGCCGCTACGGCTCCAGCCCGGCGTACTACCGCGAAGGCGGCCGCGGCGCGTTCTACGTCTTCGAAAGCCTGCGCATCACGGACTGGACGCCGCTGGACCAGGTGCGCTCGTCGGCGATCGTGCTGGCGCAGACGACCGACACGAGCAAGGTCGCGCACTTCGGCGGGATGTACACCTACGACGCGATCGCCGGGGCCACGGCACCGGGCTGGCGCGAAGCGGGGGCGTACTGCGAAGCGAACGGCCTGGTCTGGGCGCCTTCGGTGGGCCCGGGGTACGTCGACGACCGCGCGGTGCCGGGCAACACGACCCCGACCCTGGGCCGCGACAACGGGGCGACCTACGACCGCGAGTGGCAGAACGCGCTTTCCTCGAACGCGGACTGGGTTTCGGTGACGTCGTTCAACGAATGGCACGAAGGCTCGGTCATCGAGCCGGCCCGGTCGTCGCCGCCTTCGGGAGCGTACGAAACATTCGCCGGAGCGTATGGGACTTCGGGAGCGGCGTCGGAAACCGCCTACCTCGACCGGACGCGCTACTGGGCGGCGCAGCTCGGCGGCCCGCCGCCCGCCTCGGTCAACCTGGCGCAGGGCAGGCCGGTGTCGGCGAGCGGGTCGCAGGGCGGGTACCCGCCGGGCAACGCCGTGGACGGGAACGCGTCGAGCTACTGGGAAAGCACGAACAACGCGTTCCCGCAGACGTTCACGGTGGACCTCGGCGCCGCGGCGAGCAGGCTGGTGCTGAAGCTGCCGCCGTCGTGGGGCGCCCGGACGCAGACGATCGCGGTGAACGGCGGCAGCCCGGCGGGGTACGTGTTCGACCCGGCGAACGGGAACACCGTGACCATCCCGGTGTCCGGCACGGATCACTCCGTGCGCCTGACCTTCACCGGCAACACCGGCTGGCCCGCCGGCCAGCTGTCCGAGGTGGAGGCCTACGCCTCCTGA
- a CDS encoding S8 family serine peptidase — protein sequence MTTHRSRWRRRAGITVLATALGASVLGVAVPVASAQQAPPTSGAAEGKTLDEHDRALVAEAEKAGKPDVTLLIAAEKGQTGAAVNELKALGGVVQSTDTKLDYVKVSVPTDKAEKAAKLKSVNAVDVDGLVYRDDPKPDGAQVPSPQPAPGKNTPRVNPYLPTGDTYAAQFGQVLPNWDGKDTTVAVLDSGVDLDSPALATTSHGERKIVDWYNANATNSGDGTWVKQSTATYTGAFTSNGKSWTAPATGGPYTFGLFSETAGDLGAADSETGGDVNRDGDRADSWGVLQDSVTKEVRVDLNGNGDFTDEKPMTDYAKKYDVGFFGTDNPATDIAERMAFVVQTDKPGYVGIGIAGAEHGSHVAGIATGNDLFGGKMDGAAPGAKVLAVKVCLTGSACTSSGLIDGVVYAASHGADVINISIGGLPALNDGNNARAELYNRTIAEYNVQIFISAGNSGYGANTVGDPSVATDAISVGSYITKETWLSNYGSKTQNAESLHPFSSRGPREDGGFKPDIIAPGAAISTTPRWEAPGPVAGTYSLPAGYAMLQGTSMAAPQATGAAALLVSAYKATHQGQRPPVAQLRAAIKSTARFVPGIGAYAQGAGLFNVPAAFVALSLNPKPDAVSTSVEVHTALSGLLATPNTGVGIHDREGVTTGKAYTRTYTITRTTGSAKPVPYFARWTGNDGTFASPSTVVLPLNTPVKFDVKVNPKNAGVHSALLYLDNPLTIGIDVQTLNTVFAPQEFTADKGYQVDVSGKIARNQATSYFVRVPQGASALKVDLDAGAGAPGKGQVRFLRYDPTGVPAEASTSTTFCYLPDAGAGCPGGTPTSRTIANPQPGVWEIVVEARRTSDVDNAAYKLSASVLGTAIAPNPDTIASATLGTPIARSYTVTNTLGAFTGKLNGATLGSAKVARPSIADGAQQQYQIQVTPGSTSLTATIGRTSDVGADLDLVLYNCSTGSCVQAAVSADGDSEESVTVANPAAGVWVALVDGFAVPAGTTDYDYLDVFTNPAFGSVAVTDANALRASGSSWTVPATVTATAAPAAGRILRGQLTVQTDTGVTVGSSLVLVNSVS from the coding sequence GTGACAACGCACAGATCGCGCTGGAGACGGCGGGCCGGGATCACCGTCCTCGCCACCGCACTCGGCGCTTCCGTCCTCGGCGTCGCCGTTCCCGTGGCGTCCGCCCAGCAGGCCCCGCCGACCTCCGGCGCGGCCGAGGGCAAGACCCTCGACGAGCACGACCGCGCGCTCGTCGCCGAAGCCGAGAAGGCCGGGAAGCCCGACGTCACGCTGCTGATCGCGGCGGAGAAGGGCCAGACCGGCGCCGCCGTGAACGAGCTCAAGGCGCTCGGCGGCGTCGTCCAGTCCACCGACACCAAGCTCGACTACGTCAAGGTCAGCGTCCCCACGGACAAGGCCGAGAAGGCCGCGAAGCTCAAGTCGGTCAACGCCGTCGACGTCGACGGCCTCGTCTACCGCGACGACCCGAAGCCCGACGGCGCGCAGGTCCCCTCGCCGCAGCCGGCACCGGGCAAGAACACCCCGCGCGTGAACCCGTACCTGCCGACCGGCGACACCTACGCGGCGCAGTTCGGCCAGGTCCTGCCCAACTGGGACGGCAAGGACACCACGGTCGCGGTGCTCGACTCCGGCGTCGACCTCGACTCCCCCGCGCTGGCGACCACCAGCCACGGCGAACGCAAGATCGTCGACTGGTACAACGCCAACGCCACCAACTCCGGTGACGGCACCTGGGTCAAGCAGTCCACCGCGACCTACACCGGCGCCTTCACCTCGAACGGCAAGAGCTGGACGGCCCCGGCGACCGGCGGCCCGTACACCTTCGGCCTGTTCAGCGAGACCGCCGGCGACCTGGGCGCCGCGGACAGCGAGACCGGCGGTGACGTCAACCGCGACGGCGACCGCGCCGACTCCTGGGGCGTGCTGCAGGACAGCGTGACCAAGGAAGTCCGGGTCGACCTCAACGGCAACGGCGACTTCACCGACGAGAAGCCGATGACCGACTACGCCAAGAAGTACGACGTCGGCTTCTTCGGCACCGACAACCCGGCGACCGACATCGCCGAGCGGATGGCCTTCGTGGTCCAGACCGACAAGCCGGGCTACGTCGGCATCGGCATCGCCGGCGCCGAGCACGGCTCGCACGTCGCGGGCATCGCCACCGGCAACGACCTGTTCGGCGGCAAGATGGACGGTGCGGCTCCGGGCGCGAAGGTCCTGGCGGTCAAGGTCTGCCTCACCGGCAGCGCCTGCACCTCCTCGGGCCTCATCGACGGTGTCGTCTACGCGGCCAGCCACGGCGCCGACGTCATCAACATCTCCATCGGCGGACTGCCGGCGCTCAACGACGGCAACAACGCCCGCGCGGAGCTCTACAACCGCACGATCGCCGAGTACAACGTCCAGATCTTCATCTCGGCCGGCAACAGCGGCTACGGGGCGAACACCGTCGGCGACCCGTCGGTGGCCACGGACGCGATCTCGGTCGGCTCGTACATCACCAAGGAGACCTGGCTCTCGAACTACGGCTCGAAGACCCAGAACGCCGAGTCGCTGCACCCGTTCTCCTCGCGCGGCCCGCGTGAGGACGGCGGCTTCAAGCCGGACATCATCGCGCCCGGCGCGGCGATCTCCACCACCCCGCGCTGGGAGGCGCCGGGCCCGGTGGCCGGAACGTACAGCCTGCCCGCGGGGTACGCGATGCTGCAGGGCACGTCGATGGCGGCGCCGCAGGCGACCGGCGCGGCGGCCCTGCTGGTGAGCGCGTACAAGGCGACGCACCAGGGTCAGCGGCCGCCGGTCGCGCAGCTGCGCGCGGCCATCAAGTCGACCGCGCGGTTCGTGCCGGGCATCGGCGCGTACGCCCAGGGCGCGGGCCTGTTCAACGTCCCGGCGGCGTTCGTCGCGCTGTCGCTCAACCCGAAGCCGGACGCGGTCTCGACGTCGGTCGAGGTGCACACCGCGCTGTCGGGCCTGCTGGCCACCCCGAACACCGGCGTGGGCATCCACGACCGCGAGGGCGTGACCACGGGCAAGGCCTACACCCGCACGTACACGATCACCCGCACGACGGGCTCGGCCAAGCCGGTGCCGTACTTCGCGCGGTGGACCGGCAACGACGGGACGTTCGCCTCGCCGTCGACGGTGGTGCTGCCGCTGAACACGCCGGTGAAGTTCGACGTCAAGGTGAACCCGAAGAACGCGGGCGTCCACTCGGCGCTGCTGTACCTGGACAACCCGCTGACCATCGGCATCGACGTGCAGACCCTCAACACGGTCTTCGCGCCGCAGGAGTTCACCGCCGACAAGGGCTACCAGGTCGACGTCTCCGGCAAGATCGCCCGCAACCAGGCGACCAGCTACTTCGTGCGGGTGCCCCAGGGCGCCAGCGCGCTGAAGGTGGACCTGGACGCGGGGGCCGGCGCCCCGGGCAAGGGCCAGGTGCGGTTCCTGCGCTACGACCCGACCGGTGTCCCGGCCGAGGCGAGCACGTCGACGACGTTCTGCTACCTGCCCGACGCCGGCGCCGGCTGCCCCGGTGGCACGCCGACCAGCCGGACGATCGCCAACCCCCAGCCGGGTGTGTGGGAGATCGTCGTGGAAGCGCGCCGGACGTCCGATGTGGACAATGCGGCGTACAAGCTGTCGGCTTCGGTGCTGGGCACGGCCATCGCGCCCAACCCGGACACGATCGCCTCGGCCACGCTGGGCACGCCGATCGCGCGTTCGTACACCGTGACGAACACGCTGGGCGCGTTCACCGGCAAGCTGAACGGCGCCACGCTGGGCAGCGCGAAGGTCGCGCGGCCGTCGATCGCCGACGGGGCGCAGCAGCAGTACCAGATCCAGGTGACGCCGGGTTCGACGTCGCTGACGGCCACGATCGGCCGGACGTCCGACGTCGGCGCCGACCTGGACCTGGTGCTGTACAACTGCTCGACCGGGTCCTGCGTGCAGGCGGCGGTCAGCGCGGACGGTGACTCCGAGGAGTCGGTGACCGTGGCCAACCCGGCCGCGGGTGTCTGGGTCGCGCTGGTCGACGGGTTCGCGGTGCCCGCGGGTACCACGGACTACGACTACCTGGACGTGTTCACCAACCCGGCGTTCGGTTCGGTCGCGGTGACCGACGCGAACGCGCTGCGGGCGTCCGGCAGCTCGTGGACGGTGCCGGCGACGGTCACCGCCACGGCGGCCCCGGCGGCCGGCCGGATCCTGCGCGGTCAGCTGACCGTGCAGACCGACACGGGCGTCACGGTCGGCTCCTCGCTGGTGCTGGTCAACTCCGTCAGCTAG